In Candidatus Liberibacter africanus PTSAPSY, the genomic stretch AGGGAATAATATTATAGAACAATGGCAAAATAATGATAATAAAAAATCAAAAATAATCCCTTGGGCTCATCTGAAAAATCCCCAACAAGAAATTTTTGTAGGAGCAAAAAAAATAATTCCAGGGAAAAATATATTGAAGGATGTCTCCATCATTACTGTTGATAAAAAAAGCAAAATCATTCACCGACAAGATGCTCATCATGCTATTATAAATAATAATGAAATTTACCTTAAAGACGTTTTTGAATATCAGTATGATACCGCTCCAATTTTTAGAGAATCAATGGTCCTAAACATCCCTATTAAAATTAATGGTTTTCAAAAAATATCAGAACAATTTTTACCTTATTCTTTCTATGATATCGTCAAAAAGATTATTTTTTATAATGAATCTAATGTTTTTCTTAATCATCGTTTGGAAACTCAATTCTATTTTCTCATCTCTATACCATTTATGCTTGTGGCTATGACATTGATCGCAGCTTCTGTGTCTTTAGATTTTAACAGATCTAATCAGCCTCGCATTATCATCGCATATGGAATATTTGCTGGAGTTATGCTTTATACTATTATAACACTTATGAAATCACTTGGGAAAAATGGCACTCTCCTTCCCTATGCTGCAGCATTAATTCCAATTGTTTCCACGGTATCCCTTAGCATATTAATTCTTCTGAAAAAAGAGGATGGTTAAAGTTGCGATATAATTACAAACACTGGCTTAGTATAATAGCCTTCCTAATGTTTAGTCTCATTCTCACAAATATCGAAGGAGAAATTCCCGCAGATACAAAGGTAATCCCAAATGATATTCCTCAAAACAATGGCAAAAAAACCATTAGTAATGCAGAAATAACAGTATCTTCCGACGATATGTTTTTTGATTCAACAAACAAGACTACAACTGCTATTGGAAAAGTAAAAATAAAATACAATGGTTATTATCTTACC encodes the following:
- a CDS encoding LptF/LptG family permease; translated protein: MPGILWKYFFKYYLKNTLYFLLAITVLIFVIDLNEIQTRMGGLPKYETSWGIILVFTRVPLIIQQVIPFIILVANIVVFFRLNKTNELIVSRAIGISIWQLLAPFATGSFLIGIFIILFVNPISITGEKIGNNIIEQWQNNDNKKSKIIPWAHLKNPQQEIFVGAKKIIPGKNILKDVSIITVDKKSKIIHRQDAHHAIINNNEIYLKDVFEYQYDTAPIFRESMVLNIPIKINGFQKISEQFLPYSFYDIVKKIIFYNESNVFLNHRLETQFYFLISIPFMLVAMTLIAASVSLDFNRSNQPRIIIAYGIFAGVMLYTIITLMKSLGKNGTLLPYAAALIPIVSTVSLSILILLKKEDG